A window from Candidatus Sysuiplasma jiujiangense encodes these proteins:
- a CDS encoding vitamin B12-dependent ribonucleotide reductase yields MNTRSAVKQARSGDRERVPAGRAAKTAQKNGDEGMIEIGKDAGTDEKLPGCMRFDRRLTAPGEDPYSTVKWTVRTSKITEPDGSVIFQMDDVEAPEDWSQLAVDIAASKYFRKAGAPGGSEKSVRQLVHRVSHTLRMAGEQYGYIQGTDADNFEAELSYILLHQMAAFNSPVWFNVGLFHEYGITGSGGSWAWDFDKKDAVMTKDAYSRPQCSACFIQSVDDDLMSIFELVRNEARLFKYGSGTGTNFSKIRAGDEKLSGGGTSSGLMSFLKVLDAGAGATKSGGTTRRAAKMVILNIDHPEIMSFINWKAKEEEKVRALIREGYPSDFNGEAYQTVSGQNSNNSVRVTDEFMNAFLSGGEWKTTYRTTGEVARTYRAAELMEAISRAAWASADPGLQFDTTINRWHTCPNSGRINASNPCSEYMFLDNTACNLASINIAKFIDEKGNFDIDSFRHVIRIFTTAMEIIVDFASYPTELIAKNSHIYRTLGLGFANIGTAIMLMGYPYDSGEGRAFAATIAAVVTGHCYRTSAEIASVKGPFAAFPENRKEMLSVMAMHRDALYRIEQSDVSAPLLRAAFDDWNECIKLGEKYGFRNAQASNIAPTGTIGLLMDCDTTGIEPDFAIVKWKKLAGGGYFKIVNRSVEIALGRLGYSSDKVSRIITELTGRGTLNGAPFINAESLSSRGLTPAEIAGATDYVDRTKSLDDFTPHLSEKELRALGFDEEQIQAARDYVNGVQAMELVPELKREHVPIFDCANNSGRGRRFIAPMGHVKMMAAVQPFISGAISKTVNMPAETTWQDIQQIYLDSWRMGLKAIAVYRDGSKASQPLSSAKEIRSRQETIGRGVKKELPKKRGGFTLEATIGGHKLFLRTGEYEDGTPGEIFIDMYKEGSSYRSILNGFAIAVSIGLQYGVPLEKYVNAFTFTRFEPQGFTDHPNVRTCTSPLDFIFRILGMEYLGRTDFVQIKPAVDDRGNNHEVPKPSFVHPATKSLDEFTEEEKRADMMDRSLLFDSDAPLCSVCGHVTVRNGSCYKCLNCGSTTGCS; encoded by the coding sequence ATGAATACAAGGAGCGCCGTTAAACAGGCCAGATCGGGCGACCGGGAACGTGTTCCCGCGGGCAGAGCAGCAAAGACGGCTCAGAAGAATGGTGATGAAGGAATGATAGAGATTGGGAAAGATGCCGGGACGGATGAAAAACTTCCGGGCTGCATGCGATTCGATCGCAGACTGACGGCACCAGGTGAAGATCCGTATTCTACAGTGAAGTGGACAGTCAGGACATCGAAGATAACTGAACCTGACGGGAGTGTTATCTTTCAGATGGATGACGTAGAGGCTCCGGAAGACTGGAGCCAGCTTGCGGTGGACATCGCCGCCTCGAAGTATTTCAGAAAGGCCGGCGCGCCCGGAGGCAGCGAAAAGAGTGTCAGGCAGCTCGTGCACAGGGTGTCCCACACGCTGAGGATGGCTGGTGAGCAGTACGGCTATATTCAGGGGACGGATGCGGATAATTTTGAGGCGGAACTCTCCTACATACTCCTGCACCAGATGGCAGCATTCAACTCGCCTGTCTGGTTCAATGTCGGCCTCTTCCACGAATACGGGATCACCGGAAGCGGCGGCAGCTGGGCGTGGGACTTTGATAAGAAAGATGCCGTCATGACAAAGGATGCTTATTCCCGGCCGCAGTGTTCCGCCTGTTTCATACAGTCGGTAGATGACGATCTGATGTCCATATTCGAGCTTGTCAGGAATGAAGCGAGGCTCTTCAAATACGGTTCAGGCACAGGGACAAACTTTTCCAAAATAAGAGCCGGGGATGAGAAACTTTCAGGTGGAGGCACCTCATCGGGCCTCATGTCGTTTCTCAAGGTTTTAGATGCCGGGGCAGGTGCTACGAAGTCGGGAGGGACAACGAGGCGTGCCGCCAAGATGGTTATTCTGAACATAGATCACCCCGAAATAATGTCTTTCATAAATTGGAAGGCAAAGGAAGAGGAAAAGGTCAGGGCACTAATAAGGGAGGGATACCCTTCGGATTTCAACGGCGAGGCATACCAGACCGTCTCCGGGCAGAATTCCAACAACTCCGTTCGGGTTACGGATGAATTCATGAACGCGTTCCTGAGCGGCGGCGAGTGGAAAACCACCTACCGGACGACAGGCGAAGTCGCCCGGACATACAGGGCAGCCGAACTGATGGAGGCAATATCCAGGGCGGCGTGGGCATCCGCAGATCCGGGACTGCAGTTTGACACGACAATAAACAGGTGGCACACATGTCCCAATTCCGGCAGAATAAACGCGTCCAACCCGTGTTCTGAATACATGTTCCTGGACAACACGGCGTGCAATCTTGCTTCAATAAATATAGCGAAGTTTATCGACGAAAAGGGCAATTTCGACATCGATTCATTCAGGCATGTCATACGCATCTTTACCACAGCGATGGAGATAATAGTCGATTTTGCGTCTTATCCCACGGAGCTTATAGCGAAAAACAGTCACATTTACAGAACGCTCGGACTTGGATTCGCAAACATCGGAACGGCCATTATGCTGATGGGTTATCCGTACGACAGCGGCGAGGGACGTGCATTCGCCGCCACGATAGCCGCTGTCGTGACCGGGCACTGCTACCGCACCTCCGCCGAAATTGCTTCAGTGAAAGGACCGTTTGCGGCCTTCCCTGAAAACAGGAAGGAGATGCTTAGCGTGATGGCAATGCACCGCGACGCTCTCTACAGGATTGAGCAGTCTGACGTCAGCGCACCGCTGCTCAGGGCGGCATTCGACGACTGGAACGAGTGCATCAAACTCGGCGAGAAATACGGATTCAGAAATGCACAGGCTTCAAACATAGCACCAACCGGCACAATAGGTCTCCTGATGGACTGCGACACCACCGGGATCGAGCCGGATTTTGCCATCGTCAAGTGGAAAAAGCTCGCCGGCGGCGGTTATTTCAAAATTGTTAACAGATCCGTCGAGATCGCGCTCGGCAGACTGGGCTACAGCAGCGATAAGGTCAGCAGGATAATAACCGAGCTTACAGGCAGGGGAACGCTGAATGGCGCGCCGTTCATAAACGCGGAGAGTCTCTCATCGAGGGGGCTGACACCCGCAGAAATCGCCGGGGCAACGGATTATGTCGATCGTACCAAATCTCTTGATGACTTTACGCCGCATCTTTCCGAAAAAGAGCTGCGCGCGCTTGGTTTTGACGAGGAGCAGATACAGGCTGCAAGGGACTATGTCAACGGCGTCCAGGCCATGGAACTTGTGCCAGAGCTGAAGCGGGAGCATGTACCTATTTTCGACTGCGCAAACAACAGCGGCAGGGGAAGGAGGTTCATTGCGCCGATGGGGCATGTCAAGATGATGGCGGCCGTCCAGCCGTTCATTTCCGGGGCAATATCGAAGACGGTAAATATGCCCGCGGAAACGACCTGGCAGGACATACAGCAGATATATCTCGATTCGTGGAGGATGGGACTGAAGGCCATTGCAGTCTACCGGGACGGTTCAAAAGCCTCACAGCCTCTAAGCTCCGCAAAGGAAATCAGGAGCCGGCAGGAAACTATCGGTCGTGGTGTGAAGAAGGAACTGCCGAAGAAACGTGGCGGCTTCACACTTGAAGCCACAATCGGGGGCCACAAACTCTTCCTCCGCACAGGGGAATATGAGGACGGGACGCCGGGCGAGATATTCATAGACATGTACAAGGAAGGGTCATCCTACAGGAGCATACTCAACGGCTTTGCAATTGCTGTTTCCATAGGGCTGCAGTACGGCGTTCCGCTGGAGAAATACGTCAATGCATTCACATTCACCAGGTTTGAGCCGCAGGGATTCACAGACCATCCGAACGTAAGGACATGCACATCCCCCCTCGACTTTATATTCAGGATCCTTGGAATGGAATATCTCGGCAGAACAGACTTTGTGCAGATCAAACCGGCAGTGGACGACAGGGGCAATAACCATGAAGTGCCTAAGCCTTCATTCGTGCATCCGGCAACCAAGTCGCTTGACGAATTCACAGAAGAGGAAAAACGGGCCGACATGATGGACAGGAGCCTTTTGTTCGATTCCGACGCCCCGCTGTGCTCCGTCTGCGGCCATGTGACGGTAAGGAACGGCAGCTGCTATAAATGCCTCAACTGCGGCAGCACTACCGGCTGTTCCTGA
- a CDS encoding SAM-dependent chlorinase/fluorinase — protein MTLRRENRQDSGQVDARPVISILTDFGSKGGYTGSVKAVILSRVSADLVDISNDVSPQSVLEGAFVLRSVFRYFPPGTIHLVVVDPGVGGQRRALAIKSGNYYFVGPDNGILIPAAKSSGRMEIREISTEKLNVDSVSYTFHGRDIFAPAAAFLAQGHDFSRIGRLRKNCSELDFGPIRNIPGGIEGICLYSDTFGNVITNISSNVFSKIFRIGDKLAVTCRDSQHVAEYCTTYSGMIAEKIIVLAGSHGNIEIAIPGGNAAAFLNSRQFSEISIRKLRF, from the coding sequence ATGACTTTGCGGAGGGAGAACAGGCAGGACAGCGGACAGGTAGACGCAAGACCTGTGATTTCAATTCTCACCGACTTCGGATCAAAGGGAGGATATACAGGATCCGTCAAGGCGGTCATACTGTCCAGGGTTTCTGCGGACCTGGTTGACATATCAAACGATGTTTCCCCCCAGTCCGTGCTGGAGGGAGCCTTTGTACTCAGAAGTGTTTTCCGCTACTTTCCGCCAGGCACGATCCACCTGGTTGTAGTGGATCCGGGTGTGGGCGGACAAAGGCGTGCGCTCGCCATAAAGTCCGGCAATTATTATTTCGTGGGACCCGACAACGGAATTCTCATTCCAGCAGCAAAAAGTTCGGGAAGGATGGAGATAAGGGAAATCAGCACTGAAAAGCTGAACGTCGATTCAGTCTCGTACACTTTTCACGGGAGGGATATCTTTGCCCCGGCTGCTGCATTCTTAGCGCAGGGGCACGATTTCAGCAGGATCGGCAGATTGCGCAAAAACTGCAGCGAACTTGACTTCGGCCCAATCAGAAATATTCCCGGCGGCATTGAAGGCATATGCCTCTATTCAGACACGTTCGGCAATGTGATCACCAACATATCCAGCAACGTATTTTCGAAAATATTCAGGATAGGGGACAAGCTGGCTGTCACCTGCAGGGATTCGCAGCACGTTGCTGAATACTGCACGACCTATTCGGGCATGATCGCTGAAAAGATCATCGTCCTGGCAGGTTCACATGGGAATATCGAAATTGCGATTCCAGGAGGCAATGCTGCTGCTTTTCTGAATTCCAGACAATTCAGCGAGATTTCTATCAGGAAACTCCGGTTCTGA
- a CDS encoding RidA family protein: MSAKEVSTSGAPAAIGPYSQGVQIGRMLFCSGQLGLDPANATLVSDDVGKQADRCLRNLSAVLASAGFAMTDVVKTTVFLTEIGNFEAVNRAYSAHFASHRPARSTVAVKALPRGALVEIEAIASKE, from the coding sequence ATGTCGGCAAAGGAAGTTTCAACTAGCGGAGCGCCAGCGGCAATAGGGCCATATTCCCAGGGTGTCCAGATTGGCAGAATGCTATTCTGCTCCGGTCAGCTCGGGCTTGACCCGGCAAACGCGACCCTTGTTTCTGATGATGTGGGAAAACAGGCTGACAGATGCCTCAGGAACCTTTCTGCAGTTCTGGCGTCTGCGGGTTTCGCCATGACGGATGTGGTCAAGACGACTGTATTTCTTACGGAGATTGGCAACTTCGAAGCTGTGAACAGAGCATACTCCGCCCATTTTGCATCGCACAGACCTGCAAGATCCACCGTAGCAGTGAAAGCACTGCCACGTGGAGCGCTGGTCGAAATCGAGGCGATAGCCTCCAAAGAATGA
- a CDS encoding Lrp/AsnC family transcriptional regulator: protein MDEKDIMILDILQKDSRTPLKEIGEHVRLAAPTVHERIQTMLRNGVIRGFTMVVDPKKLDLDITAFIMLYFKTGGSLGDEKVVELINSISDIQECFHLAGDEDLIVKVKTKNMVTLEEIIFRLSKSGQFSRTKSIIALSTVKENAGVNLSHVMERMVRQREEKEKSS from the coding sequence ATGGATGAAAAAGACATCATGATTCTTGATATTCTACAGAAGGATTCAAGGACTCCGCTCAAGGAAATCGGCGAGCACGTCAGACTTGCAGCTCCCACTGTCCACGAACGGATACAGACAATGCTCCGGAACGGCGTCATCAGAGGATTCACAATGGTCGTGGATCCTAAAAAACTCGATCTGGACATCACGGCATTCATCATGCTATATTTCAAGACAGGCGGCTCGCTCGGAGACGAGAAGGTCGTGGAACTTATAAACAGCATATCGGACATCCAGGAGTGCTTCCATCTTGCAGGTGACGAGGATCTTATTGTAAAGGTCAAGACAAAGAATATGGTCACACTCGAAGAAATAATTTTCAGGCTATCGAAATCAGGACAGTTCAGCAGGACAAAGTCGATAATTGCCCTTTCGACGGTAAAGGAGAATGCCGGCGTGAACCTTTCGCATGTCATGGAAAGAATGGTCAGGCAGAGAGAAGAAAAGGAGAAAAGCTCCTGA
- a CDS encoding M48 family metalloprotease: MPSRMEQEGAVTPLQDSRAEGKESIVYPYEFDCSIRRRAKSFSSASFRLSVAASALEFLLLSAIIFSGGGEALALRLMHYPFYFAAPLFISIIFTLMFAAGLPFAWTSFRQKQRFGIAVLPPLKWLKDEIKFYVLSLVIAAAASVLVLLLISISGLWWIYAAAIYVLFILLYSRFFPLLAARFFYTFRELPEGRARDGVLELLNALGLQNLKISMLDESARSRSANAFVTGLGRAKRVVLFDNLVNTFDPEEVKCIAAHELGHYLAGDSSRSMAIQSAAAFLYAGVIYLVYSLSLTSRLLYSRTDPLSLLIMSLTAGMLSLLLSPLANYYSRLREKKADEFSLRVSGNPEAFISGEKRLCDINLMDEEPSYLRRILFATHPSTLERIEMGKRWTGGRNTSDRD; encoded by the coding sequence ATGCCGTCCCGCATGGAGCAGGAAGGCGCAGTGACTCCGTTACAGGACTCAAGGGCCGAGGGGAAGGAAAGTATAGTCTATCCCTATGAATTCGATTGCAGCATAAGGCGCAGAGCGAAAAGCTTCTCTTCAGCTTCATTCAGGCTCTCTGTTGCAGCATCTGCGCTTGAATTCCTGCTCCTTTCGGCGATCATATTCTCCGGCGGCGGGGAGGCACTTGCTCTGCGCTTAATGCATTATCCTTTTTATTTCGCGGCGCCGCTTTTCATTTCGATCATTTTCACCCTTATGTTTGCCGCGGGACTGCCCTTCGCATGGACGTCATTCAGGCAGAAACAGCGATTCGGAATTGCCGTTTTACCGCCGCTGAAATGGCTTAAGGACGAGATCAAATTCTACGTGCTTTCCCTGGTCATTGCCGCAGCAGCTTCGGTCCTCGTCCTGCTGCTCATCTCAATATCCGGTCTGTGGTGGATCTATGCGGCTGCAATATATGTCCTGTTCATCCTGCTCTATTCCCGTTTCTTCCCCCTGCTTGCGGCAAGGTTTTTCTACACATTCAGGGAGTTGCCAGAGGGACGGGCAAGGGACGGCGTCCTGGAACTGCTTAACGCGCTGGGGCTTCAGAACCTGAAGATTTCAATGCTGGATGAAAGCGCCAGATCGAGAAGCGCCAACGCATTCGTAACAGGGCTGGGAAGGGCAAAGAGGGTTGTGCTCTTTGACAACCTGGTCAACACATTCGATCCTGAGGAGGTAAAGTGCATAGCTGCACACGAACTAGGCCATTACCTCGCCGGAGACAGTTCTCGAAGCATGGCAATCCAGTCTGCAGCCGCGTTCCTGTATGCAGGTGTCATCTATCTGGTTTACAGCCTTTCCCTGACCTCCAGGCTCCTGTATTCCCGCACCGATCCGCTGTCTCTCCTCATCATGTCCCTGACCGCCGGCATGCTTTCCCTCCTCCTGTCACCGCTGGCCAACTATTATTCAAGACTCAGAGAGAAGAAGGCGGATGAATTCTCGCTGAGGGTATCGGGAAACCCGGAGGCATTCATATCCGGCGAAAAAAGACTGTGTGACATCAATCTCATGGATGAAGAACCGTCATACTTGAGGCGTATACTCTTTGCAACACACCCGTCCACGCTGGAGCGGATAGAAATGGGGAAGAGATGGACAGGAGGGAGGAATACCTCGGACCGTGACTGA
- the erpA gene encoding iron-sulfur cluster insertion protein ErpA — protein sequence MFDIIFTEKAISKVKTLLPQGGKSAYLRVYVAGGGCGGFKYGMSFDEKVDALNDFQIEKGGVKIVVDRESAAYIEGTEVDYVDSLQGSGFTFSNPNAKSTCSCGQSFTA from the coding sequence ATGTTTGACATAATATTCACGGAGAAGGCCATCAGCAAGGTAAAGACGCTTTTGCCGCAGGGAGGGAAATCTGCTTATCTCAGGGTTTACGTGGCAGGAGGAGGTTGCGGCGGTTTCAAGTACGGCATGAGCTTTGACGAGAAGGTTGACGCGCTGAACGATTTCCAGATTGAGAAAGGCGGTGTGAAAATCGTCGTTGACAGGGAAAGCGCGGCATATATCGAGGGGACCGAAGTTGACTATGTAGACAGCCTCCAGGGTTCGGGTTTCACATTCAGCAATCCCAATGCAAAGAGCACCTGCAGCTGCGGTCAGTCCTTCACTGCCTGA
- a CDS encoding alcohol dehydrogenase catalytic domain-containing protein, whose protein sequence is MQNDGMKGMAFSKHGASDVLRMMSFGIPVPHDGEALIRVEAASVNRLDITVRNGFPGLKVEMPHIPGADAAGRVVEVSGGNGSFSEGDRIVFNPGISCGICRECISGRASLCRDYRILGEHLNGTYAQFVAVPQRNLKKVPADYPSVKAAAAPLVYLTAWHALAGRAKVRFGERLLVTGGSGGVSSAAVQIGKLFNCHVAVTTRYAAKEEALLRAGADEVIVTGEGEGWAKRHIGRGGKLFDIVLDSVGSAVWKDSFRLLEKGGRFVNYGRTSGGQISTDLSFVFWKQLGILGSTMGDPEEFHTVMDLVFSGRLNPIVDRVFTLEEAPQAQDYMESGAHVGKIVLTV, encoded by the coding sequence ATGCAGAATGACGGAATGAAAGGGATGGCTTTCAGCAAGCATGGCGCGTCGGACGTGCTCAGAATGATGTCGTTCGGCATCCCCGTGCCTCACGACGGGGAAGCGCTCATACGCGTGGAAGCTGCGTCTGTCAACAGACTTGACATAACCGTGAGAAATGGCTTTCCGGGACTGAAAGTGGAAATGCCGCACATTCCCGGCGCAGATGCCGCGGGCAGGGTCGTTGAGGTGTCCGGAGGAAACGGCAGTTTTTCTGAAGGCGACAGGATCGTGTTTAACCCTGGCATAAGCTGCGGGATCTGCCGGGAATGCATCTCCGGAAGGGCCTCGCTGTGCAGAGATTACAGGATACTGGGCGAGCATCTCAACGGCACCTATGCGCAGTTTGTAGCCGTGCCCCAGAGAAATCTGAAGAAAGTGCCGGCAGACTACCCTTCCGTAAAGGCAGCGGCCGCGCCGCTGGTTTATCTGACGGCATGGCATGCGCTTGCAGGCAGGGCGAAAGTACGGTTTGGGGAAAGGCTACTCGTTACTGGCGGCAGCGGAGGTGTTTCCTCTGCTGCCGTCCAGATCGGAAAACTGTTCAACTGCCATGTCGCTGTAACGACCAGGTATGCGGCAAAGGAGGAGGCACTTCTCAGGGCCGGAGCGGATGAGGTGATCGTAACGGGGGAAGGTGAAGGCTGGGCAAAAAGGCACATTGGAAGAGGAGGGAAACTGTTCGATATCGTTCTCGATTCTGTCGGCAGCGCAGTGTGGAAGGACAGTTTCCGCCTTTTGGAGAAGGGGGGGAGGTTTGTCAATTACGGCAGAACGTCGGGAGGGCAGATATCAACAGATCTGAGTTTTGTCTTCTGGAAGCAGCTTGGCATACTCGGTTCGACAATGGGCGATCCCGAAGAATTCCATACGGTGATGGACCTTGTCTTCTCCGGCCGGCTGAATCCCATAGTGGACAGGGTATTTACGCTGGAGGAAGCGCCGCAGGCGCAGGATTATATGGAGAGTGGCGCACATGTCGGGAAAATAGTGCTCACCGTCTAA
- the trxB gene encoding thioredoxin-disulfide reductase: MENSTRNLIIIGSGPAGLTAAIYASRALLKPLVIAGRTPGGQLMITSEVENFPGFPEAILGPDLMVKMREQASRFGSDFIDDDVTAVDFSTRPLKVMVDRETFTARAVIVATGASALWLGLESEKRFMGKGVSGCATCDGAFFKNAHVAVIGGGDSALEEALFLTRYASHVTIVHRRDRLRASPYMQKRAESNEKISFKWNSVVSKIVGEKTVRGLVLKNVETDMEETMAVGGVFVAIGHKPNTDIFRGQLPLDDKGYIIVRDGSKTGVEGVFASGDVHDHRYRQAVTAAGMGCVSALDAQKYLEENDGHN, from the coding sequence ATGGAAAACAGCACAAGGAATCTGATCATAATCGGTTCGGGACCCGCAGGACTGACTGCGGCGATTTACGCATCGAGAGCGCTTCTCAAGCCTCTCGTAATAGCAGGCAGGACGCCCGGCGGGCAGCTCATGATCACAAGCGAAGTCGAAAATTTTCCGGGTTTCCCGGAGGCAATTCTCGGACCGGACCTTATGGTGAAGATGAGGGAACAGGCATCCCGTTTCGGGTCGGACTTCATAGACGACGACGTGACGGCGGTTGATTTCAGCACCAGACCTCTGAAAGTGATGGTTGACAGGGAAACATTCACCGCCAGGGCCGTAATCGTGGCTACGGGAGCCAGCGCTCTGTGGCTGGGGCTGGAATCCGAGAAAAGATTCATGGGAAAGGGTGTTTCGGGATGCGCAACATGCGACGGCGCATTCTTCAAGAACGCCCATGTGGCAGTGATCGGCGGGGGCGACTCCGCGCTTGAGGAAGCGCTATTCCTCACGAGGTATGCATCACATGTAACCATTGTGCACAGGCGTGACAGGCTACGGGCCTCCCCGTACATGCAGAAGAGGGCGGAGAGCAACGAAAAGATCTCATTCAAATGGAATTCAGTTGTCTCTAAGATAGTTGGCGAAAAGACCGTCAGGGGTCTGGTCCTTAAAAATGTCGAAACAGACATGGAGGAGACTATGGCTGTCGGCGGCGTTTTCGTTGCCATCGGGCACAAGCCCAATACGGACATATTCAGGGGACAGCTGCCGCTTGACGATAAAGGGTATATAATCGTCAGGGACGGAAGCAAAACAGGCGTTGAGGGCGTCTTCGCTTCCGGAGATGTACACGATCACAGATACAGGCAGGCCGTCACGGCGGCCGGAATGGGATGTGTTTCAGCACTTGACGCGCAGAAATACCTTGAAGAGAACGACGGGCATAATTAG
- a CDS encoding MFS transporter, with translation MRNEVVLSIRTLVISLGATAASMFVGAYGVLIGASASDMGWLQSSANSLANGGQLLWGRLSDRFGRRRPFLVVGSICLALLWFMMSVVVTPDELIVTYAVLSLISAMITVNWFSLIADITDSGNRGHFLSVINNIGSVGTLVAVGSMIFLLHGTVRRDIQIPFLAAVASYVASAVLVTQIREKEHRTKITGSMRKTLSRIKQHGDFYRYFVAMNAQGYFWSMAWPLFPITIVSLMHFSLSTIAVLTVVSLTATIIGQFLIGRIVDRIDRTPLIFGNRLMLTAIPFFYAFFSTYGEFLILEVYSGIAGAIQNVVMNSYLMDIVPGGNKAEYISIMNGFNGIVYFGGALTGGYLLQFLLGFYHLRYALLVAYMVVVAGRFSTSLLFLRLKEPEKRGGGQFTLYSLLFRLKQPGVPSGATVKPR, from the coding sequence ATGAGAAATGAAGTCGTCCTTTCGATAAGGACGCTCGTCATATCGCTGGGCGCCACGGCTGCGTCCATGTTTGTCGGCGCTTACGGCGTCCTCATAGGTGCCTCCGCTTCAGATATGGGATGGCTCCAGTCGTCGGCAAATTCCCTTGCAAACGGCGGGCAGCTGCTCTGGGGAAGACTGAGCGACAGGTTCGGAAGAAGGAGACCCTTTCTTGTTGTCGGAAGCATCTGCCTTGCCCTGCTGTGGTTCATGATGTCCGTGGTCGTGACACCTGATGAACTCATTGTCACATATGCTGTTCTCTCCCTCATCTCCGCGATGATTACGGTGAACTGGTTCTCGCTGATAGCGGACATTACGGATTCGGGCAACAGGGGCCATTTCCTCTCGGTGATAAACAATATCGGCTCTGTCGGCACCCTGGTTGCAGTGGGAAGCATGATCTTCCTGCTTCACGGAACAGTGAGAAGGGACATACAGATACCTTTCCTTGCCGCAGTAGCTTCCTATGTTGCATCAGCAGTACTTGTTACTCAGATAAGGGAAAAGGAGCACAGGACAAAGATTACAGGCAGCATGCGAAAGACACTTTCCAGAATAAAACAGCACGGCGATTTCTACAGGTATTTCGTGGCAATGAATGCCCAGGGATACTTCTGGTCCATGGCATGGCCCCTTTTCCCTATAACAATCGTATCACTGATGCACTTCAGCCTGTCGACGATAGCAGTGCTCACGGTTGTCTCTCTGACTGCCACAATTATCGGCCAGTTCCTGATCGGACGAATTGTTGACAGAATAGACAGGACACCCCTCATTTTCGGCAACAGGCTTATGCTTACCGCCATACCATTTTTCTATGCGTTTTTCAGCACCTACGGTGAATTTCTCATCCTCGAGGTATACAGCGGTATTGCGGGTGCGATTCAGAATGTCGTCATGAACTCATATCTCATGGACATAGTTCCCGGAGGTAACAAGGCCGAATACATCTCGATCATGAACGGTTTCAACGGCATCGTTTATTTCGGAGGAGCGCTTACCGGCGGCTATCTCCTCCAGTTCCTCCTGGGCTTCTACCATTTGAGGTACGCGCTGCTTGTGGCTTACATGGTTGTGGTGGCCGGCAGATTTTCCACTTCACTCCTCTTCCTGAGGCTGAAGGAGCCGGAAAAGAGGGGGGGAGGCCAGTTCACGCTCTACTCACTGCTCTTCCGGCTCAAACAGCCGGGAGTCCCTTCAGGCGCAACCGTCAAGCCAAGGTGA
- a CDS encoding NAD(P)H-binding protein codes for MAECAVPQMLGSKVIRPPDLVLVAGAEGIIGGRLFYELLKAEFNVRCLLRMEDEGRIDRKPGVEFFYCDPWSGDIPDAAFEGVKYVVNAASPLNTGSIPLDSVESFERLANTLITRSAMKKMARYAGLSSVFLAESEDGGWAYSNYRMELSARNSGASYTILRTGLIVDESNSAVLRRLGSRGAISSIFGKKAAGKLYVSTSALIAEAFARVLRTDQAINRTYEVLLGRQLTRKEAGRLAASGSDGKGYWEAEEQMHLSSGRYGGAVQTAEDLEISTHEFEPPLMQTMHV; via the coding sequence ATGGCTGAATGCGCTGTTCCGCAGATGCTGGGCAGCAAAGTGATCAGACCGCCGGATCTTGTTCTGGTTGCCGGCGCCGAAGGCATAATAGGCGGCAGGCTGTTCTACGAGCTTCTGAAGGCGGAGTTCAACGTCCGTTGTCTTCTCAGGATGGAAGACGAGGGCAGGATAGACAGGAAGCCCGGCGTTGAGTTTTTCTATTGCGATCCATGGTCCGGCGACATTCCGGACGCTGCATTCGAAGGTGTGAAGTACGTTGTGAACGCTGCTTCCCCCCTGAACACGGGGAGCATACCCCTTGACAGCGTGGAATCCTTCGAGCGCCTTGCAAACACGCTAATAACAAGGAGTGCCATGAAGAAGATGGCCAGGTACGCCGGCCTGAGTTCCGTGTTTCTTGCCGAATCGGAGGACGGCGGATGGGCATACTCCAACTACAGAATGGAACTGTCCGCAAGAAACAGCGGTGCCAGCTACACGATCCTCAGGACAGGTCTTATCGTGGATGAGAGCAATTCGGCGGTTCTCAGAAGATTGGGCTCACGCGGCGCCATATCCTCCATTTTCGGAAAAAAGGCAGCAGGCAAACTGTATGTTTCAACTTCCGCCCTCATAGCTGAGGCGTTTGCAAGAGTGCTCAGGACAGATCAGGCAATTAACCGGACCTACGAAGTTCTGCTCGGGAGACAGCTGACAAGGAAGGAAGCGGGAAGGCTCGCCGCTTCCGGCTCGGATGGAAAGGGATACTGGGAAGCCGAGGAGCAGATGCACCTCTCATCCGGACGTTATGGTGGTGCCGTCCAGACCGCGGAGGATCTGGAAATCAGCACGCATGAATTCGAGCCGCCCCTGATGCAGACCATGCATGTCTAG